A portion of the Bactrocera neohumeralis isolate Rockhampton chromosome 2, APGP_CSIRO_Bneo_wtdbg2-racon-allhic-juicebox.fasta_v2, whole genome shotgun sequence genome contains these proteins:
- the LOC126761888 gene encoding 3-hydroxy-3-methylglutaryl-coenzyme A reductase — MIGRLFRAHGEFCASHPWEVIVALLTLTACMLTVDKQAGGGGVGAGVASMAASSATSSRHRPCHGWSQSCDGLEAEYNAADVILMTIVRCTAVLYCYYQFCSLHKLGSKYILGIAGLFTIFSSFIFTTTIIKFLGSDMSDLKDALFFMLLVIDLTNSGTLAQLALFGTNQAEVTNNIARGLELLGPAITLDTIVETLVIGVGTLSGVQRLEVLCTFAVMSVIVNYVVFMTFYPACLSLILDLSRNGMDMSLVRAKAKDSILLKALNDEEQKTNPVVQRVKIIMTTGLMVVHIYSRIVFSNSEYETVDKKLTPQLNLNANSSRTESGEITDMIIKWLTMSADQIVILILLIALVVKFIFFEHRHELRDQLRQSTVALAAKTSQTQALNEVDEAAIVSPMLATVDDSSQTEIVGSLPELIVTPPGANLRSHRAPLFTIEEQNLVNAYTQTDSITDVNQLLPLVKSQVEPRPPRSLQECLQIIQSTEEGCNAANLTDEEITLVVNGASQYCPLHNIESILDDPVRGVNLRRKIIFERAKVPAERMDCLPYLHFDYRKVMNVCCENVIGYVPIPVGYAGPLLLDGNKYFVPMATTEGALVASTNRGCKALSVRGVISHVEDVGMTRAPCVRFGSISRAVEAKNWIYNEKNYKKIKSEFDSTSRFGRLKECLIAIDGPQLYIRFVALTGDAMGMNMVSKGAEMALRCIKKEFPDMQIISLSGNFCCDKKPAAINWIKGRGKCVVTECIIPAQTLRTVLKTDAKTLVECNKLKNMSGSAMAGSIGGNNAHAANMVTAVFLATGQDPAQNVTSSNCSTGMECWGPNNDDLYMTCTMPSLEVGTVGGGTGLPGQGACLDMLGVRGANHAHPGENAKKLAQIVCATVMAGEISLMAALVNSDLVKSHMRHNRSSVAIAAGSKGSALNVTVSSCSSIS, encoded by the exons ATGATAGGACGTCTATTTCGTGCACACGGTGAATTTTGTGCTTCCCATCCGTGGGAGGTTATTGTGGCGCTACTCACGCTGACGGCATGCATGCTGACAGTTGACAAGCAAGCCGGTGGTGGCGGCGTCGGCGCCGGCGTTGCCTCCATGGCGGCGTCGTCGGCAACATCCAGTCGACATCGTCCCTGTCACGGTTGGAGTCAGTCGTGTGACGGTCTGGAAGCCGAGTACAATGCCGCCGACGTGATACTGATGACGATTGTACGCTGCACGGCAGTGCTTTATTGCTACTACCAGTTTTGCAGCCTGCACAAGCTCGGTTCCAAGTACATTCTAG GAATTGCTGGACTATTTACGATCTTCTCTAGTTTTATCTTTACGACGACAATAATAAAGTTCCTTGGCAGTGATATGTCCGATTTAAA AGATGCACTGTTTTTTATGCTCCTGGTTATTGATCTCACAAATTCTGGCACACTCGCGCAATTGGCGCTCTTCGGCACGAATCAGGCCGAAGTGACGAATAACATAGCGCGTGGCTTAGAATTGCTGGGACCGGCCATAACCTTAGATACGATTGTGGAGACGCTTGTAATTGGTGTGGGAACGCTGTCGGGCGTGCAGCGTCTCGAGGTGCTGTGCACATTCGCCGTTATGTCGGTGATAGTGAATTATGTGGTCTTTATGACCTTCTATCCAGCCTGTTTGTCGCTGATACTCGACTTGTCACGCAACGGCATGGACATGTCGTTAGTGCGCGCTAAGGCCAAAGACTCCATATTGTTGAAGGCGCTGAACGACGAGGAGCAGAAGACGAATCCGGTAGTGCAACGCGTGAAAATCATAATGACCACCGGTCTGATGGTTGTGCACATCTACAGCCGCATCGTCTTCTCGAACAGTGAATACGAGACGGTGGATAAGAAATTGACGCCGCAATTGAATTTGAATGCGAACAGCAGTCGCACGGAGTCGGGTGAAATTACGGATATGATCATCAA ATGGCTTACTATGAGCGCTGACCAGATTGTCATACTAATCTTGCTCATTGCTTTGGTGGTGAAGTTCATCTTCTTCGAACATCGACACGAGCTGCGCGATCAACTGCGTCAGTCCACAGTCGCCCTTGCGGCGAAAACTTCCCAAACTCAAGCCTTGAACGAAGTCGATGAGGCCGCCATAGTTTCGCCGATGCTTGCCACTGTCGACGACTCGAGTCAAACCGAAATTGTTGGCTCGCTGCCCGAGCTCATTGTTACGCCTCCCGGCGCCAACTTACGCAGCCATCGCGCCCCACTATTCACCATCGAGGAGCAAAATCTCGTTAATGCATATACACAAACCGATAGCATAACCGATGTAAACCAATTGCTGCCACTGGTGAAGAGTCAGGTCGAGCCACGGCCGCCCCGCTCACTCCAAGAATgcctacaaattattcaatccACCGAAGAGGGCTGCAACGCTGCCAACCTCACCGATGAAGAAATCACTTTAGTCGTTAATGGCGCCAGTCAATACTGCCCCTTACACAATATCGAATCTATACTGGATGACCCGGTACGTGGTGTGAACTTACgtaggaaaataatttttgagcgTGCCAAAGTACCAGCGGAACGTATGGATTGCCTACCCTATCTGCACTTCGATTACCGCAAAGTGATGAACGTCTGTTGTGAGAATGTCATTGGCTACGTGCCCATACCGGTGGGCTATGCCGGTCCACTATTGCTAGATGGCAACAAATATTTCGTGCCCATGGCAACCACCGAAGGCGCACTGGTCGCTTCTACCAATCGGGGCTGCAAAGCACTCTCGGTGCGCGGCGTCATTTCGCATGTGGAGGATGTGGGCATGACGCGTGCACCCTGCGTGCGCTTCGGCAGCATTTCACGCGCTGTGGAGGCGAAAAATTGGATTTACAATGAAAAgaactataaaaaaatcaagAGCGAATTCGATTCAACATCGCGTTTTGGTCGCCTGAAGGAATGCCTGATCGCCATCGATGGTCCACAGCTATACATTCGTTTTGTGGCGTTGACAGGCGATGCCATGGGCATGAATATGGTGTCCAAAGGTGCTGAGATGGCGCTGAGATGCATTAAAAAGGAGTTCCCCGACATGCAAATCATATCGCTGAGTGGCAATTTCTGTTGCGACAAGAAACCGGCAGCAATCAACTGGATCAAGGGTCGCGGCAAATGTGTGGTAACCGAGTGCATCATACCGGCTCAAACCCTGCGCACTGTACTGAAAACGGACGCCAAAACCTTGGTGGAGTGCAACAAATTGAAGAACATGTCCGGCAGCGCTATGGCGGGCAGTATAGGTG GAAACAACGCACACGCAGCCAACATGGTGACGGCCGTTTTCCTAGCCACCGGTCAAGACCCCGCACAAAATGTGACATCTAGCAATTGCTCCACCGGCATGGAATGCTGGGGCCCGAACAATGACGATTTATACATGACCTGCACGATGCCTTCATTGGAGGTGGGCACCGTTGGCGGCGGCACCGGCCTGCCCGGTCAGGGCGCATGCCTGGACATGTTGGGCGTGCGAGGCGCTAATCACGCGCATCCCGGCGAAAATGCCAAGAAACTGGCACAAATTGTGTGCGCCACAGTGATGGCGGGTGAAATAAGTCTGATGGCGGCGCTGGTCAATAGTGACCTAGTTAAGAGTCACATGCGTCACAATAG GTCTTCCGTGGCTATCGCAGCAGGCAGCAAAGGAAGCGCGCTAAATGTAACGGTTTCGAGTTGCAGCAGCATCAGCTAA